The following are from one region of the Candidatus Acidiferrales bacterium genome:
- the nadA gene encoding quinolinate synthase NadA produces the protein MSTQDTIYLGGLQVQPAPATATLAIEALQARYTLPPIEELTDSLEEIGGKQARIRELAKKRNAIILAHHYQRPEVQEVADCVADSLRLSQTAAKTGADVIVFCGVHFMAETASILCPEKIVLLPDLRAGCSLSAAITADELREWKARYPGAVVVSYINTSAEVKAESDYVCTSANAAKVVQAIPADRPILFVPDKFLASVVARQSGRSNIIAYPGYCHVHKTIRPEDVEEVLEQHPDVELLLHPECGCVSSCMAKALDGSLPFNKTFFLSTEGMLRHIAQSPASEFAVGTELGILHRLNKEHSDRKFYPVNPNAVCAFMKTITLDNIIRSLENLAPEVRVPEEIARKARRSIDRMLELA, from the coding sequence ATGAGCACACAAGACACCATCTATTTGGGCGGGCTGCAAGTACAGCCCGCACCCGCTACCGCGACACTGGCTATTGAGGCACTGCAAGCCCGCTACACGCTCCCTCCGATCGAGGAGCTGACGGACAGCCTGGAGGAGATTGGCGGCAAGCAGGCGCGCATCCGGGAACTTGCCAAGAAGCGAAACGCCATCATTCTGGCCCATCACTATCAGCGGCCGGAAGTGCAGGAGGTGGCCGATTGCGTGGCCGATTCGCTGCGCCTTTCGCAGACGGCGGCCAAGACCGGCGCGGACGTGATCGTATTCTGCGGCGTGCACTTCATGGCGGAAACCGCCTCCATCCTCTGTCCGGAGAAGATTGTGCTGCTGCCGGACCTGCGGGCCGGCTGCTCGCTATCCGCGGCCATCACGGCCGACGAATTGCGAGAATGGAAGGCGCGCTACCCCGGCGCCGTGGTGGTTTCTTACATCAACACTTCGGCCGAGGTGAAAGCCGAGAGCGACTACGTCTGCACGTCGGCCAACGCCGCCAAGGTAGTGCAGGCGATCCCGGCGGACCGGCCGATTCTGTTTGTGCCGGACAAGTTTTTGGCGTCTGTAGTGGCCCGCCAAAGCGGCCGAAGCAACATCATTGCCTATCCCGGCTACTGCCACGTGCACAAAACCATCCGTCCGGAGGACGTCGAGGAAGTGCTCGAGCAACATCCCGACGTCGAGTTGCTGCTGCACCCGGAATGCGGCTGCGTCAGTTCCTGCATGGCCAAGGCGCTCGACGGCAGCCTGCCCTTCAACAAGACTTTTTTCCTGTCCACCGAAGGCATGCTGCGGCACATCGCCCAGTCTCCGGCCTCCGAATTTGCCGTGGGCACGGAGCTGGGCATCCTGCACCGCCTGAACAAGGAGCACTCGGACAGAAAGTTTTATCCGGTGAATCCCAACGCCGTTTGCGCGTTCATGAAGACCATCACGCTCGACAACATCATTCGCTCGCTCGAGAACCTGGCGCCCGAAGTACGCGTGCCGGAAGAGATCGCACGGAAGGCTCGGCGCTCGATTGATCGCATGCTGGAACTGGCGTGA
- the nadC gene encoding carboxylating nicotinate-nucleotide diphosphorylase has translation MNAKAQLEARPVRPAREEQIRRALFRGDNLVLENPRYLRAVQTFLDELLASDAGAGDLTVQALGLAAGRTSGRILAKEPGIVAGIAECCWLLTRGGLAVRQRKNDGEPVNADEILLEIEGQRGELLSFERVALNLLQRMSGIATMTHRLQERVQVRSPKTFVVATRKTPWGLLDKRAVHLGGGGTHRLGLGDAILVKSNHLALLAAREEEAVGLAIERAWAAFRQAAAFIEIEVRSVEAAVAAAQAFRRLREDESPSCPCLLLLDNMTPEAVRRTLDALDSEHLREEVLVEVSGTITENNLEEYAACGADALSMGVLTHSPRALDLSLRIL, from the coding sequence ATGAACGCCAAGGCACAACTCGAGGCCCGCCCGGTGCGTCCCGCGCGGGAGGAACAGATCCGACGAGCCCTGTTTCGCGGGGACAACCTGGTTCTGGAAAACCCGAGATATCTCCGGGCCGTCCAGACTTTTCTCGACGAACTCTTGGCTTCGGATGCCGGGGCCGGGGACCTGACGGTCCAGGCGCTGGGCCTGGCGGCCGGACGGACCAGCGGCAGAATTCTGGCCAAGGAGCCGGGGATTGTCGCGGGGATCGCGGAATGTTGCTGGCTTCTGACGCGCGGAGGCCTTGCCGTCCGGCAGCGGAAGAACGACGGCGAGCCAGTGAACGCCGATGAGATCCTGCTGGAAATCGAGGGCCAGCGAGGAGAGTTGCTCTCGTTCGAGCGAGTGGCGTTGAATTTGCTCCAGCGCATGAGCGGAATCGCCACCATGACGCACCGCTTGCAGGAGCGTGTGCAAGTGCGCAGTCCGAAAACGTTCGTGGTGGCCACGCGCAAGACTCCCTGGGGCCTGCTCGACAAGCGCGCGGTTCACCTGGGAGGAGGCGGCACGCACCGCCTGGGTCTGGGCGATGCCATTCTGGTGAAGAGTAATCACCTGGCCCTGCTCGCCGCCCGCGAAGAGGAAGCCGTTGGCCTGGCCATCGAGCGGGCTTGGGCCGCCTTCCGGCAGGCGGCGGCCTTCATCGAAATCGAGGTTCGCAGCGTGGAAGCCGCGGTGGCTGCGGCGCAAGCGTTTCGCCGGCTGCGCGAGGACGAGTCTCCATCCTGCCCGTGTCTGCTGCTTCTGGACAATATGACTCCGGAGGCGGTACGGCGGACGCTGGATGCGCTCGACTCGGAACACTTGCGGGAAGAAGTACTGGTGGAAGTGAGCGGGACAATTACCGAAAACAATCTGGAAGAGTATGCGGCCTGCGGAGCCGACGCCCTTTCGATGGGTGTGCTGACTCATTCTCCGCGGGCGCTCGATCTCTCTCTGAGGATTCTCTGA
- a CDS encoding transcription repressor NadR produces the protein MKQRAKHATENGGRNGGGADRRRRLTEWMRAHAGPVHGDDLARRFRVSRQCLVQDVAILRAAGVEILSTPQGYRLPQGRPSAHRAILACRHTPEQTEEELQILVDHGVRVLDVVVEHALYGELRGSLMIESRADVQDFIRRWRQTKASLLSTLTRGVHLHTVEASRPKMIARAKARLQERGILLK, from the coding sequence GTGAAGCAGAGAGCCAAACACGCCACGGAGAACGGCGGGCGCAACGGAGGCGGCGCGGACCGCCGGCGCCGCCTGACGGAATGGATGCGGGCGCATGCGGGTCCGGTGCATGGGGACGATCTGGCGCGGCGTTTTCGCGTGAGCCGGCAGTGCCTGGTGCAGGACGTGGCCATCCTGCGCGCGGCCGGAGTGGAGATCCTCTCGACCCCGCAAGGCTATCGCCTGCCGCAGGGTCGGCCCTCAGCGCACCGGGCCATTCTGGCCTGTCGTCACACGCCGGAACAAACGGAGGAAGAACTGCAGATACTGGTGGACCACGGCGTGCGAGTGCTGGACGTGGTGGTCGAGCACGCTCTGTACGGCGAGTTGCGCGGCTCACTGATGATCGAGTCGCGCGCCGACGTGCAGGATTTTATTCGCCGCTGGCGCCAGACCAAGGCCAGCCTGCTCTCGACTCTCACGCGCGGCGTTCACCTGCACACCGTGGAGGCCAGCCGGCCCAAGATGATCGCCCGAGCCAAGGCGCGCTTGCAGGAGCGGGGAATTTTGCTGAAATGA